The Halobacterium litoreum genome includes a region encoding these proteins:
- the cheF1 gene encoding chemotaxis protein CheF1, translating into MSESEYKVADGAGKFLQAVKDGRRLKDAEWTNGRILLSNKRIVLAGNDGKRNLPLSEIASLSGRYDVNQTVAQVSDYVSIQMNNESVVLLSLGENTEQFESKLYGALLDQTEMLVKHPAVQGGVVQDESFERARIKVDEDQLSVAMSNGSFVSVELDDVGSAEAASLEVQGEKSPVLKVEHTVDDTSVQTYFSSDSHTCSILESLLSKEARKSQGSVDLSETEKRVLMALYSGVSSFEIPDFLGMDVDEVESIFERLVEVDVLEEVRKRREVSMKTRGRNIASEAINEE; encoded by the coding sequence ATGAGCGAGTCCGAGTACAAAGTCGCCGACGGCGCGGGGAAGTTCCTGCAGGCCGTCAAGGACGGTCGTCGCTTGAAGGACGCCGAGTGGACGAACGGTCGCATCCTCCTGTCGAACAAGCGCATCGTGCTCGCGGGCAACGACGGGAAACGCAACCTCCCGCTGTCGGAGATTGCCAGTCTGAGTGGCCGCTACGACGTGAACCAGACGGTCGCCCAGGTCAGCGACTACGTGAGCATCCAGATGAACAACGAGAGCGTCGTGTTGCTCTCGCTGGGGGAGAATACCGAGCAGTTCGAGAGCAAACTGTACGGCGCGCTCTTAGACCAGACGGAGATGCTCGTGAAACACCCCGCGGTGCAAGGCGGGGTGGTACAAGACGAGTCCTTCGAGCGCGCGCGCATCAAGGTCGACGAGGACCAGTTGAGCGTCGCGATGTCGAACGGGTCGTTCGTCTCCGTGGAGTTAGACGACGTTGGGTCCGCGGAGGCGGCGTCGCTGGAGGTGCAGGGCGAGAAGAGCCCGGTGTTGAAAGTCGAGCACACAGTCGACGACACGAGCGTGCAGACGTACTTCTCGAGTGACTCGCACACGTGTTCGATTCTCGAATCGCTGTTGAGTAAGGAGGCTCGAAAGAGCCAGGGGTCGGTCGACCTCTCGGAGACCGAAAAGCGCGTGTTGATGGCGCTGTACTCCGGTGTGTCGTCGTTCGAGATTCCGGACTTCCTCGGGATGGACGTCGACGAGGTGGAGTCAATCTTCGAGCGCCTCGTCGAAGTGGACGTCCTCGAGGAGGTGCGCAAGCGCCGCGAAGTGTCGATGAAGACGCGCGGCCGGAACATCGCGAGCGAAGCCATCAACGAGGAGTAG
- a CDS encoding HEAT repeat domain-containing protein, with translation MPSLYGLERSGDVEKLVELLQESGKETVRQRAAEILGNLDEPGSEGIDALVDAMSDEDEVVRAEAIDALTQQEAVDALMKGLGQEVPDSGATWAQAEVFVENLSSDTPELRMAAANVLGLLEVSESARPLAERLQSEPHPGVRARIARALGRVGDPAVTGILVECLHGQPLKVRREAAESLGRLTNPESLRGLLSVVEDDSEALRRTAVSSLGQFGNAKPVDALVERLGDQSDLVRRAAVFSLIEILSNVPPDKSHELRETIVDRMSARSDPSIVASLIEIIEEGTQLHQRRNATWMLGRVAGDNATKMDAIDALCDVLGEDDDLISQFAATGLSEIGGRSVETRLLEVIETDQYGEDAVAMAAFALGKVGGDRSRQRLEKLVDETENAEVRRRAFSAISKLGGHT, from the coding sequence GTGCCATCGCTGTACGGACTGGAGCGCTCCGGGGACGTCGAGAAGTTAGTGGAGTTGCTCCAGGAGAGCGGGAAGGAGACGGTCCGGCAGCGGGCCGCCGAGATTCTGGGGAACCTCGACGAGCCCGGGTCGGAGGGTATCGACGCGTTGGTCGACGCGATGAGCGACGAGGACGAGGTCGTTCGGGCGGAAGCCATCGACGCGCTCACGCAACAGGAGGCCGTGGACGCGCTGATGAAGGGGCTGGGACAGGAGGTCCCGGATTCTGGCGCGACGTGGGCGCAGGCGGAGGTGTTCGTGGAGAATCTGTCGTCGGACACGCCGGAGTTGCGGATGGCGGCGGCGAACGTGTTGGGGTTGTTGGAGGTCTCGGAGTCGGCGCGGCCGCTGGCCGAGCGCTTGCAGTCCGAGCCGCACCCGGGGGTGCGGGCGCGCATCGCTCGCGCGCTCGGACGGGTGGGCGACCCGGCGGTGACGGGGATTCTCGTGGAGTGTCTGCACGGGCAACCGTTGAAGGTTCGGCGGGAGGCCGCCGAGTCGCTCGGGCGGTTGACGAACCCGGAGTCGCTCCGGGGGTTGTTGTCGGTCGTGGAGGACGACAGCGAGGCGTTGCGTCGGACGGCGGTGAGTTCGCTCGGGCAGTTCGGGAACGCGAAGCCGGTGGACGCGCTCGTGGAGCGGCTCGGCGACCAGAGCGACCTGGTGCGCCGGGCGGCGGTGTTCTCGCTCATCGAGATTCTGTCGAACGTGCCGCCGGACAAGAGCCACGAGCTCCGGGAGACCATCGTCGACCGGATGTCGGCGCGCAGCGACCCGAGTATCGTGGCGTCACTCATCGAGATCATCGAGGAGGGGACGCAGTTACACCAGCGGCGGAACGCGACGTGGATGCTGGGACGGGTGGCGGGCGACAACGCGACGAAGATGGACGCCATCGACGCGCTGTGTGACGTGCTCGGGGAGGACGACGACCTCATCTCGCAGTTCGCGGCGACCGGGCTCTCGGAGATTGGTGGGCGGTCCGTGGAGACGCGTCTGCTGGAGGTCATCGAGACCGACCAGTACGGAGAGGACGCGGTGGCGATGGCGGCGTTCGCGCTCGGGAAGGTCGGCGGCGACCGGTCCCGGCAGCGCTTGGAGAAGCTGGTGGACGAGACGGAGAACGCGGAGGTGCGTCGGCGCGCGTTCTCCGCCATCTCGAAACTCGGCGGGCACACGTAA